From the Eschrichtius robustus isolate mEscRob2 chromosome 19, mEscRob2.pri, whole genome shotgun sequence genome, the window TGGAGCTTTGGAATAACTGATTTTCACCAAAACTTAAGATTCTAGTCTTGAGTCAAGATCATGTCCATCCCAGGACTTTAgctgggggaagtgggggggcGCGGTTAAGGGGCAGAAAGAAGGGAGacaggggcagagagagggggagatagAAGGGCAAGGGGCAGGAAGGGGGactgggggggcagggggaggggctgcaggtgTCCATGTCATCTGTGGGCACCAGGCCACCACCCCCGGGCTCAGCATTGCCCTCCCACAGGTCAAGGAGCTGGGCGTGGTCATGTACAACTGCAGTTGCCTAGCTCGAGACCTGACCAAGATCTTCGAGGCCTACTGGTACCTGGGCCAGGCGGGCAGCTCCATCCCGTCAACCTGGCCCCGGCCTTATGACACCCGCTACAATCAAGAGACACCAATGGAAATCTGCCTCAACGGAACCCCTGCTCTGGCCTACCTGGCAGTGAGTCCGAGGGAAGAGGGGCCCGTCACACCCCGGCCACATCCCTTCTCTCGGCCCCCATCAAGCCCTGCCCAGTGATTTGGTAGGGATGGGGGTTCCTGACCACTGGCTGTCATTTCTGCTCACTCAGGGGCCTGGGCTGTGTCCCAACCTCCCTAGGCCTTGGTTTCACGTAGAAAATAAGTATTGCAATATTTACCACCTCTTCGGGCTAGTGAGGAGGCACGGCTGGGTCCATGCAGGCCGAGCCCTGGGTGACCTGTCCAGTATAGCTGCATGTCGCATTTTTAATCAATTAAAATGAACTACAGTTAAAAAcacagttcctcagtcacactagccacatttcaagtgctcagcagCCACACATAGCAAGCGGTTGccatactggacagtgcagatagAGAGCATTTCCATCAATGTGGAAAGTTCTATGGGACAGCAGCCACTATTGCCCTTGGCACTCTGGATAAGGCACCGCTGTTTTTAGCTGTTGATATTTTCACTAGTTGGGGTGGCCAACCTGGGTCCCCCCGAGCAAGTCACCTGGCCAAGCCCAGTGTCATCCTGGAGGGCCACACTACGATTCATTGGGGTCCTTTGCTCCAGTGACCTCCCATGGGACGTTAATGGTTCCCCCGTTACCACTGCCCCTTTCAGAGCTCGAGTTTGCTCACCTGTTGTGAGGATGGAGAGAGCTGGGTGAAGGGCCTGGTGTGGCTGGGCACATGAGTGCCATCAGGATGGACTGTAAGTCAGGGACAAAAGTGATTAGAGCAGAGGTCCTCAAGCTTGAGCATGAATTAGAATCACCAGAAGGGCTTGTTGAAACCCAGATTCCTGGGCTCCGCCCCAGCACCTTGATTCTGTGTGCCATGGGCAGTGAGGCCCAAgactttgcatttctaacaagcttccaggtgatgctgTTGCTGCCTGACCAGGGACCGCATGTCGAGAACCACTGGGTTAGAGCATAAGTTCTGGAACCAGACAGCCTCggttcaaaccctggctccatttatcagctgtgtgaccttaggcaaatcacttaccctctctgagcctccgtttgcTCACCTGCAAAAAAGGACGTGGTAATTATCCCTCCCCTTCATGGAGGCTGAGCATTAGTGAGACCCTCAGGACCTGGCTCGTGACAAGCTGTCTGTAGCGGGGTCCACTGTGAAGGACATGCGTCTTGACTGTCCCCCTCGTCCCCCAGAGTGCACCCCCACCACTGTGTCCAAGTGGCCGCACCCCAGACTTGAAAGCCCTGCTCAACGTGGTGGACAATGCCCGGAGTTTCGTCTACATCGCGGTCATGAACTACCTGCCCACCATGGAGTTCTCCCACCCGCACAGGTACCGCTGGGCTTGTggacaggggttgggggagggagccaCCGCGAGTGGAAGAGGAGACAGGAGAGAGAGCGATGGGGCCCAGAATACGGTCATGGGGCCAAGGccaggggacagagggaggggacGCCATGGGGAGAGACAGAGGTGACAGGGAGAGTGGGTCTGGATGCTCAAGACAAGGAGAAGGGGACAGAAAGAGGATGAGAATATtcgaggggtggtgtggagacgGGGGACTGGAGACTTAAGGCAGAAGGTGCGGGATGTGGGATTTCTGCAGGTAGGAGGCCGGGAGTGTGGGCTGGATATGGGATGACGGGCTTGGGAGGTGGGACTAAGGGTATTCAGGTTTGGGGCGGCAGGGTTGGGGTTTGAGATCTGGGATAGGAAGGGGGGATGACGGGACTCTGGGGGCTCAGAGCAGGTAGTCTGGGGGCAGCAGACAAGACAATGAGAAGATTGGTGCGGGGGGGGCAGGGCTTGGAGCTAGAGATGGGGTGGGGGCTTGGGGCTTCTCAGAAGCTGCAGCGGGACCCAGGCCTGGCTCCCTAAAGCTGAAGTGAGGCCTCCCTCCGCATCCTGCACCCCCCTCCCCAAGGTTCTGGCCTGCCATTGACGACGGGCTGCGGCGGGCTGCCTATGAGCGGGGCGTCAAGGTGCGCCTGCTGGTCAGCTGCTGGGGGCACTCTGAGCCATCCATGCGGGCCTTCCTGCTCTCCCTGGCTGCCCTGCGTGACAACCACACCCACTTTGACATCCAGGTGGTAAGCACCTACCCCAGACCTACCCGTCAGCCCCTGTGCAGGGCAGTACCGGGGACACAGCAATCGTGGAGCTCACCTGTCTTCTGACAGGGACGACCCAGAGCGGGCTGTGCCCTGATGGGCCAGAATCAGGGGCACGGGCAGAGGGATTagggctgggatgggggagcCCAGCAGAAGCTCCTGCCGCAGCCTGAGGGGTCGCGGAAGACTTTCTGGAAAAGGGGACATCTGAGGTAAGACCTAAGGGATGAATAGGAGTCATTCTAGAGGGCACAGGTGGCATATGAGGCGACGGGGTCCTCCCTTTCAGCCGGCGTTTACCGAGTACCCATTCTGGCCCCCAGGCCCACGAGGGAAGCAGCTGAGTCCCCAGTCCCGTGGACCTGgttccactccccaccccaaaccCTGGGGCTTCTCTAACCCAACCCcacatctcccctccctctcagAAACTCTTTGTGGTCCCTGCGGACGAGACCCAGGCCCGAGTCCCTTACACCCGCGTCAACCACAACAAGTACATGGTAACTGAACGTGCCACCTACATCGGTGAGTGTCCTGAGTGCCGCCGGGGTCGGGGGACGGAAGGGGGTCCAGGCAGCACCACGGGCCCTGACTCTCTGGACCCCCGCTCCCTGTAGGAACCTCCAACTGGTCCGGCAGCTACTTCACTGAGACGGCGGGCACCTCGCTGCTGGTGACGCAGAACGGGCGGGGCGGCCTGCGGAGCCAGCTGGAGGCCGTTTTCCTGAGGGACTGGGACTCCCCTTACAGCCATGACCTTGACACCTCAGCCGACAGCGTGGGCAATGCCTGTCGCCTGCTCTGAGGCCCGGTCCAGCGGACAGGCCAGGCCTGCGAGGCCCCCGCTCGAACACCCGCAGGGTGTTCCGGGTCTCGATCCCTGTCCCCGCGCCCCCGCTTCTGTCTGCCCCATTGTGGCTCCCACAGGCTCCCCCCCTGCTCTCCCGCTTCTACCTCCGCCCCCGCCAGCCTGATGCTGTGGCCGCAGAGGACCCAGCCAAGCTGGGGGAGGGATCAGCCCCCGAAGATGTAGGGGTGCATGCTGGGCCTGGCCCCCTGGCCCACCCCACTTTCCAGGGCAAAGAGGGCCTGAGGTCATAATAAGAAGTAAATAACTTGTGTGTACAGCCTGTGCCTGACTgagtggtgggaggtggggtgccAGGTAGGGGACAGCTGGCATGGGCCTCTGGTGGGGACACCTTCACGCATGCTGAGCCCTCAGCATGTGACCAGTGTGGTCTGGTGTGTACTGGACGCTCGGCACACGGCTGGTACGTGCTGAGCCCTCAGTGGGTGACCAGCGTGGGCTGGCGTGCGCTGAGCCCTCGGCGCACAATGCACGTGAGCTAGTGTGTGCTGAGCATGCGCGTGTGACCTTGTGGGCTGGCATGACCCGAGCCTCATGTAGCCAGCGTGGCGCAGCGCGTGCTGCACACTCGGCATGTCCCCAGCCAGATGAGCGCGCGCTGAGCCACTGCCACAGCCCGCGGGTGGACTTGCACGTCTGGACACGAGCGCATGCACCCGGCGTGAATTTGCATACACCTGCTGGGTGAACTCACACTTCGCATGTCCCAAGCATGGATGAGTGCATGCCAAGCCTGTCACGCGTGGCAAAGACAGGTCAACAGACGCTGAGAACCTGGCATCTGGCAAGCTCAGGTTGGCATCTGCTGAGCACTGAGAATGTTCTGAGGGTGGATTCTtgcgtgccaggcactgagcataTTTAAGGGATGGGTCAGTGTGCCAAGCACAGCCTCCAGCCTGAGCCAGTGGCTGACTGGGTGCAGCATTAGAGAGCAGGGCCTGGGTGCCCCCCCGAACCCCACCCCAGTGCCAGTCTAGGCCTCAGGCAGGGAGGACAGGCATGAGGCAGTACTGCTGAACAGTGCTTTATTGAAATAAACAGAGGCAGCAGGGCCGAGGGTGTGCTCAGGGCCAGTGGGGTGCAGGCCCCTTCCTGCGTCCCTCTGGCCGAGGGGGCCACGGGCCAGACCCCAAAACCCTCCTGTGTTCGGGGTGTGTGTGCAGGCATGCGCCgtgagcggggggcggggggggaatgGGGAATTTCTGGATAATTATCTTTCTGTAAGAATAGTTTGTCGGTTCAGGGGATAGCTCTGAGGAGGGGATGCGAGCCCCACTTGCGCATCACCCAGTGATGGGCAGGGTGGGGTCACCATCAGTGGTGCCCCCCGACGTGCTGCAGAAAGCTGGTGGCCCGGGGTGGACCATGCGGGTGGGTGTGGCGTGGTGGGAGCCCCTGAGCCTGTGGCCCCCCGACGCCCTCCAGGGTCCAGTCTGGCTGACCCAGCCATTCCCCAGGACAGCTGCTGAGGTCGAAGAACTCAGGGCCTGGCCTCTGTTGGGGAGAAGAGATGGGCATCAGCCAAGaagcgcccccccaccccaccccggaaCAACCATCCTGCCCCTCATGGACCCCTTGTGATCCCAACTGCATCCTTGTCAATTCCTGAGGACGATTTTGTACATCCTGAACCCTCATCCCATTTTGGAGGCTTAAATGCTGTGTGCTGAGACCTTAATGTGTCCTGAAGGTGTGTTTGCTGAGGCTCTGTCACATCTTCCTGGGGGTGGCTGAGCTGTCCCACGGCCTTGTTCGGAGTACGGGGCCTCTGTCACTTCCCGTATGTGGATTACTGTGTTCTGAGTTTTTACACAGCCTCAACATGGGTTAGTGTTTGCTGAGCTTCATCACATCCTACGGGTGTATTAGTGTTTGCTGAGCCTTGTCACATCCTGAGGGTGGGCTAGTAGTGTGTGTTGGACCCTGAGCCAGCTGTGGGCCATGCAAATGTACGGAAGGCAAGGTTGCTTCACTATGCCCCGATCCTAGAGCTCTGGGGAGGCCCTGATCCCAGAACCGCCTGCATCCTAGCTGCCCCCTGGGTCACCTCAGCATCCACGGTCATGTCCTTGATGTCCGGCCCATCCCCGTCCCGCTGCGGGATGGCAGGCGGCTCCACAGAGGCCCCTCGCCACTCTCCTTCTGCCCAGCCGCCGCCCCTGCACGGGGTGTCTTCCTCGGGCGAGGCCTGGCTCAGCCGGATGAGGTTGCTGAAGTTGGAGTTGGACTTGGAGCCTGCGGGGGGCTTGCGAGCCTTGTGGCGGCCTGCCAGGCGGCTGCCGTAGAAGGCCAGGATGGGCTCGGGGCCGGAGTCGGGCACCCAGCGGCCAGCAGCAGCGGCCTTGAGTGGGGCCAGCACGTCGGGGACGACGTCGGTGCGGGTCTCGCCCCACAGCCCACGCCCCGCCTCCTGCAGACTCAAGTCGTCCAGCTGATCGATGGCCTTTTGCATACCCGGTGCCTTCTCCTCCCGGAATAAAGGCCCGCTGCCCAGACTCACGGTCTCCTCCTCCTCGGCCGGACCGTAGTAGGGGGGCCCGTCTTCCATGGCAGCCACAACAGACATAGGTGTCTTGCCCTCCACCTGCAGGGAGAGGCGGCAGCCATGCAGCGAGAGCTGGTAGTAGCGGGTGGTCTCATGGGCGCTGCGCAGCTGCTGCATGGACACGAAGGGGTGGCGCAGGGCAGCGCTGGGGCTGATGCGTTCGTGCGACTCCCACGTCAGCATGCGCTTGATCAGCTCCACCATGCTCTTGAGGTCGGCGTACTCCGCCAGCGCCTCGCGGTCGGGGAAGGTCAGCCGACGGGCTGCCCCGCCGCCGTTCACCGTCTCAATCTGGTCCAGTGACTTGAGCATGTACTTGCGGCGCTCCAGTGGGCGCACCTGGTGGGAcacagggtggggcaggggttgACATCGAGTCCAGGACTTGGGCCCCAGGTACTTCTGCTGTGGAGCCCACACATGACCCCCCAGCTTCCGGTGGGCCCTCCGGTCTGGCCCAGAGCTCTCTCGTGGCTATGAAGTCCACCCACAGGAGCCCTGACTTCCAGTTCTGCCCATGATCTGACTTGGAGCTCTCTTgcatctggggggtggggggtggggagcacacCTGCTCACGAACACCAGAACCCCTCTAGTCTAATCCAGACCCCTCCTACTGCTGCAGGAAGGACAGCTGACTGTGATCTCTGGTCCTCCTCTTGTCTAACCCAGGGATCTCACTGACCCAAGTTTCACACCTCGCCCCAGCCCTCCAGCCTTCCCCAAGCCATGGGTCCAGCCCCTACCAGCAGCTAGCAGAAGGGCTGCCCTAAACCTCTAGTCCTGCTTGGAGTCAAATCCAGATCCCTCTTGCTGCCACAGCTGAACCCCACACCTGATCCCAGCCCTCAGGCCTCCCAGGAGTCAAGCCCAGACCATTCTTGCCAAATTCTTTAAACCACGACCAGATCAGGAGTCATCAGAGGGTCTGCCATATACTTTCGGTCCCACCTTTGGTCTCGCTCAGACCCCTCTCTCGCTGTGACAGCTCCCACGGCTGGCCCAAACTTCCAGGCCTTTCTGCTGTCTCAGCCAGACTCTTGCCACACGAGTCTGATGACCGCAGCCACAGAGGCGGCAGACAGGCTGCCCTGGCTTCCAGTCCCACCTGGGGTGTCCCTCGGATCCCTCTGGCTGTGACAACCCCCGCAGCTGGCCCTCAAGCTGCCAGTCCTCTCTGAGATCTAACCTAGATTTTTTTCTTGACGCGGCAGCTGCCACGCTGACGGCCCTCGCCCCACCTGCCCCCCTACCTTGGTCTCAGCCAGGTAGTCGGCCGAGGACTTCAGCTGCCAGGGGTTGGTGGCGTCGGGGTGAGGGTTGCGCTTGAAGAAGTGGTGGGCCTTACAGGCGGCGTGCAGCACGTGGGGCTTGGGCAGGCCCTGGGTCTCACAGATGTAGCGCACCTGGTCGTACTCGTTGTTGCCTGGGTAGAGAGGCCAGCCCAGGTGCAGCTCAGCCATGACGCAGCCCAGGGACCACACGTCCACCTTCTCACAGAAGGGCAGCCCCAGCAGAATCTCGGGGGCCCGGTAGAAGCGAGACTGGATATACGGCTCCTTCACATAGCGCACCTCGCTGAATATGCTGGCCGAGCCGAAGTCGATCACCTGagcggagggagggaggcaagtgGGCCGGGACAGCCGATCGATCTGGGCCTCCCCGGCGTTCCTTGCCAGTGTCTTTCTGCATCTGCCATCTGACTGTCGCTACATCTGTGAATCTTGATCTCTTGTTTATGTCCCTATCTGTCTCCTCCAGCCTTTGTCTCTGGTTTGCGTACTCAtctctctgtctgtttctctCCACTAGAACTTATGTCCATGAGAGTAAAgacctgtctctttctctctcaccccaTGCCTTGTCCATCAGCAAATCTTGCTGGCTGGGTAGAGGGGCCAGCCCAGGTGCAGCTCAGCCATGACGCAGCCCAGGGACCACACGTCCACCTTCTCACAGAAGGGCAGCCCCAGCAGAACACCTTCTGTTCTGCCCACTCTGCATCCCAGCCACAGCCCCACCCTGGTCCTGTCCTCCTCATCCCCTGTCTAGACTAATGTAAGGGCCTCCTTGCTGGTCTCCCtgttcctccttctccctccagtCTGCTTCCCACATGCAGCCCGAGGGACCCTGTGACCACCTAAGTCAGATCACGTCCCTCTCCTGCTCAGAATCTTCCTGTGGCTTTACCACATCCTGTGATAAAAGCCAAAGTCTTCACCCTGGCCCACAAGCCTCCAACAATCTGCCCGGTCCCCTCTCTGCCCGCacctcctcccaccttccccctcaCTCACCCAGCTGCAGCCACACCAGCCTCTCGCTATTCCTTGAACAAGCCGGACACATTCCCAGTTCAGGGGCttggcactggctgttccctctgcctggaatgctcttcctccgGATGTCCACACGGCTCCCCTCTCTCACCTCAAGtctttactcaaatgtcaccttctcagggagGCCTCTGCTGACCATCCTATTAAAAACAGCACACCCCTCCCTTCCTATCCACCTCCCTAGCCCTCTGCTTTTCTCCATAGCTCTTAACACCATTTCACGTACtacatatttttacttttgtatggAGTTCATTGTCTCTCTACCCAACTAGGATATCAGTCCCAcaagggcagggattttgtctgttcactgctgcatccctagatccctagaacagtgcctggcacacagtaggggctcagtaaagaatgaatgaatgaatgggcttTTTATTCCtgtcattctctttctttctgtctcttgttggtatctctcttttctttctttgcctcttcGTCACTTGTCTGTGTCCCTCAACTCTCAgtgtctctctctgtccccaTCTCTGGGTCGTCCAACTAGAAGAACACCTCCCTGACACCCAGGTCCTCTTCTGTCTTCACCATCAAGCATTGTTAACACCCCACACGGGCCCCTGGTTCATACAGGTGCTTGATGAACACCTGTTGAACTAACACTGTGAATGACTGAAAGCCCTTGTCTCTCCTGATGCCTCTAGAGCGATATGCCATTTTTCACTCTGAATCTCTGTGACTCTATCTTAGTCCCTCCCTCAGTTTCCCTCCCTGGGTTTCTCTGCTTTTCATTCAGCTATCCCTCACCTTCTATTTGCAGAAGGCAGTATGACGAAATGGTTATTAATCTGGACTCTGAACACagatgactgaggcctgaatcccAGAGAGCTTGTCTGACCCTGATCATTCAGTCAACGTTTgtgggattcattcattcactccacagATGCGGTAGGGGTGCCAACGCTGGCCAGGAGTTGTGGCTCTGTCCTGTCTGTCTCCTGCTATGTTTGTGGAAAACTTTCCTTCCTTGGGTCTCTATCCCTCCATCTGTTGGGACAGAATGATCTGCCTTTTCCTGTCTCTGTATCTCCCTGTGTCTCTGACGTTCATTTAGCACTGACTCCATGAAGGCGCTGTGCTGGGAGATGCCGAGGACACGGTGGTGACCAAAATGCCCCTGGCTCCGCCCTCACGATGCTCCTAGTTCAGAACCATCACCAGACAGTAACCCATAAGCAGACAGAGGGGTCAGAGCCGGGATGGGGGAATCCAGGGACCTGTGACAGcgcagaggaggtgcctgtgtgCCCAGCACAGGGTCAGGCCCAGAGCAGCCATTCAGAAAATGTTTGTTGATGAACAAACTCATGATGAAGAATGCTGCTGCCATCCTTCCAGTCGCTCAGGCCAACAGGCTTTCCTCCTCCCTCaagccctctcttcctctctcacacTTCACATAAGATTTACCAGCAAGTCCTGTTTTAAAATCTACccggaagggaattccctggcggtccagtggttaggactcagcactttcactgccggggccaaggttcaatccctggtcagggaactaagatcctgcaagcctcgtgtggtggccaaaaaaaaagaaaaaaaataaataaaatctacccCAAACCCACTCACATCTCCTCCTCCCACTACCCTGATTCTAGTCCCGCCCACATCTCCCACCTGGACTGGGGCAGTCACCCCTCACTGTCTTCCTGCTCCTGTCCCCTCAGTCTTTCCCCCACCTGCAGCCAGAGGGAGCCCGTGAACACCTGCGTCCAATCACAGCCCTCCTCTGCCCAGGATCCTCCTATATGGCTCCATCTTACACAGAATAAAACCCAAGTCCCCTCTGTGGCCCACAAGGCCCTGTACGACCTGGCCCCATCACCTCCCTGATcttatttcctccctcttcccctcagtCACTCCGTttcagccacactggcttcctcAATGCTCCTCAAATACATATACTTGGCccactcctacctcagggcctttgccctgaTACTTTCTCCCAGATGTCaacacagctccctccctccttcaagACTTCCCTCAAATGTGACCTTCTCAGGGAGGCCTCCCTGACCACAGAGTCTAAAGTTTTACTTATCaccaccccacctcctcctcctccctactTTATCTTGTCTCCTTCTCACTCATATACCATATTTTACTCATTTACCTTGGCAAATCtatctcccccactagaatgtcaGCCCCACAGGGACAGGACTGGGCCAGAGGAGCTGAGCTAAGAATTGAACAAGGACGGGGGAACCTCAGGGCTGAGCGGGAGAGGATATCAGAATTGGGATGGGGAGATGGGGATTTCAGAGCCAGGAGGTGGGGAGAGCCATCATGGCCAGGGAGGGAGAGACCTCAGGGTTGGGAGGTAGGACAAGGGGAACCTCAGCCTCAGGAGAGTGTCCAGGGCTGGATGGCCACGCTCACCTTGACCCTGAAGGGGCAGCGAGTCTGGTCCACCAGCATGATGTTCTCAGGCTTGAGATCGGCGTGGATGATGGCTAGCTCCTTGAGCCGGGCCAGGGCTCTGAGCACCTGCAGGGTGACCGTGCGGATGTGGCGGGCGGGAAGGGGCGCAAAGTtgttctccttctggaattcgaAAAGGTTTTGCTCCAGCAGCTCAAAGACCAGGTAGAACTTGAGGGCGTCGTGGAAGAACTCGAGGAAGCGGATGACGTGGGCCTCCTCCGGGTCCAGGCCCCTCATGCAACGCAGCAACTTCAGCTCGTTCTTGATGATACGGTTGCGGTAAGCATCGTTCTTCAGGATCTTGATGGCCACCATCTCGCCCGTGCTTCGCCGCCAGCCCTTGGCCACCTCCCCGAAGGTGCCCTTGCCCAGCACCTCGACGATGTCATAGCAGTCAGTCTCCGACTGGATGGTGGCCATGGTGCCTCTGCCACCAGACACTGCCCTGCCGCCACCTCCACCCCACGGGCTCTGCTTCCGAGGCCTCCCGCCCCGACGCTGGCCCCGAGGTCCCCCCAGTGGGGGAAAGAGAACCGCACTCGTGCCTCGCCCTGCGAGGTTCACCCCCACCTCCCTGACAACCCCCAGACCCCTGGGCCGCAGGGCAAGTCTGCCAGGGGGTGCACCCCTCCCCCGAAGCCCTCCTGGCTTGGGATGAGGGGCCCCAGGCCCCCCTGAATGGGTTCCAGCGTTGCTGAGTGGCTCTGGTTCTGTTGTTGGAGACCTGAGTCCCTGGCTGGAATGGGGGGCGGGGTGGCAGGTAATGTCCCCTCCCCCGCCAAGTGGCGGAACCCTGGAGGGGCTGCACAGGAGAAGGGTCGACCGAGAGGGGAGTCTGATCGTGGGCCTCGGGCATAGAGGAATGGGACATTCCTAAACAGAGGTGAGGAACGGCAGGCTTCCGGAGCTaggggatttgtgtgtgtgtgtctgtgttcagaaaaCACCTGCCCCTGCCTGTGGCTGCCCTGGGGGAGGCGTGGCTAAAGGGGGGCCAGGTTGCAAAGGGTCTTGAATGCCAGGCTAAGGAGTCTGGACTTTGTCCtgagggcactggggagccacagAAGGACTTTGAACAAGGAAGGGCAGgttcagatttttatttatttatttaaattttagctgcgccacgcggcttgcaggatctcagttccccgaccagggatccaacccgggccacagcagtgacagtgccgagtcttaaccactaggccaccagggaactccccagggTCAGATCTGAGTGTCAGAAAGCTACTGTGTGAAGAAGAGTGGATTGGAGGGGGCAAGAGTGGAGGGCCCCAGCCTGCAGCAGGGCCCAGGTGGGAGAGGTTGGGGAGGCAGGGGAAGAGGCAGATGGATGAGACCCACAGGAGGCCAGGTTGGGGGAAAGGAGGGAGCCGTGCAGGGCTCTGGCCTTGATAGGGATGGGATGGTCCCTGAGGCAGGAACATGGACCGGGACCAGTTTGGGGGAGAGGATGTTAGGAAATTtaacattaaaacatttaaacGGGTATTGagtgttgttgggttttttttttttttaatttttatttatttattttggccacgcggcttgtgggatcttagttcccggaccaggattgaatccgggccctcggcaatgagagcacagagtcctaaatcCCTGgaccaccaccagggaattccccgttcTGAGTGCTTTAGAAGCCTTATCTGATCCTTACAATATACATCTCAATACCTCTATTTTATGGAAGAGAAAATAGAGgccaaaagaaatttttaaaatgcctaaGGTCACCCAGGTGGGTGCCAGAGGCAGGCTTTGACCCTGAGCAGTCTGGCTCTCGAGCCAAGCTCTGAACCACTGGACACAACCTCCTAGTGTCCAGGAGACGTCAGGGGGGTGTGCAGAGATGCAGACGTGCACTGGAGGCCCGTGTGGACCCAGGAGAGATTTTGGGAATTATCAGCACAGAGGTGAGGAGTGGAGGGCGACATGGCCCAGGGAGGGTGTGGGGATGGATGAGGGCCTGGGAGGAGCCCTGAGGGCCCAAGggacaggaggagagagaggaggagtgctggagagagagagaagagagccctcaggaaggaggaaggagcccTGAGAAGTCAGGACACAGGAGACAGAAGAGGCCCTGAGCGTGACCACGGACAGGCCACTGAGGACACTGACAGGTCAGCTGTGGCAGGAGGAAGACCCCAAACGCTGGGGGCCTGGGCAAGGGGTGCGCACCAGGAACGTAGGTAACTCCTGCCATGTTTGGTGTGGATGAAGAGGAAGCATGTGATGGGTAGTGACCCAAGGCGGGGTAGGCTTGAAGGAAGAAGGTACTGGAGTAAGTGGGGAGTTTGGGACAACTCAAGGGCACAGCCCTTCTTCCTCTAGAATGGGAGGGCGGAGATGTGAAGAGAGTGGCGGGGTGGCTATAGTGGCACCAGGGGGAGATTCGGGATTGGACAGCTTGTCTAGGGCATCTCAGAGAGAAATGGGGGAGCCTGGGGACCCTGGAGGGGGCTAAGGGACCTGGATCCTGAGTGGAGATGGGTCCCTGGAGGCTGAGGCCCAGCCCCAGTTGGGGCTGAGGACCCTGGGACTTAGTCCTAAGAGGGCAGCCGGGTGCCTGGGGTGGAGGCCCTGGGGTTGTCCTGGCAGGAGTGGGTCCCGCAGCACAGGCAGAGTCTCCCGCAGAGGGGTCCCGCAGCTGGGTTCTGCTGGGGAACTTCCCCAGCTCAGAGGCCCCTGGGAATTCTGAAGGGCTAGGACAGCCCCCTCCCACCAGGCCCACCCCAAGGCCTCCCAGACTCTCCTCAGACCAGGGGTGGCCTGTCTCACTGTACAAAGGATCCCTTCAGGCCATC encodes:
- the HIPK4 gene encoding homeodomain-interacting protein kinase 4, which produces MATIQSETDCYDIVEVLGKGTFGEVAKGWRRSTGEMVAIKILKNDAYRNRIIKNELKLLRCMRGLDPEEAHVIRFLEFFHDALKFYLVFELLEQNLFEFQKENNFAPLPARHIRTVTLQVLRALARLKELAIIHADLKPENIMLVDQTRCPFRVKVIDFGSASIFSEVRYVKEPYIQSRFYRAPEILLGLPFCEKVDVWSLGCVMAELHLGWPLYPGNNEYDQVRYICETQGLPKPHVLHAACKAHHFFKRNPHPDATNPWQLKSSADYLAETKVRPLERRKYMLKSLDQIETVNGGGAARRLTFPDREALAEYADLKSMVELIKRMLTWESHERISPSAALRHPFVSMQQLRSAHETTRYYQLSLHGCRLSLQVEGKTPMSVVAAMEDGPPYYGPAEEEETVSLGSGPLFREEKAPGMQKAIDQLDDLSLQEAGRGLWGETRTDVVPDVLAPLKAAAAGRWVPDSGPEPILAFYGSRLAGRHKARKPPAGSKSNSNFSNLIRLSQASPEEDTPCRGGGWAEGEWRGASVEPPAIPQRDGDGPDIKDMTVDAERPGPEFFDLSSCPGEWLGQPDWTLEGVGGPQAQGLPPRHTHPHGPPRATSFLQHVGGHH
- the PLD3 gene encoding 5'-3' exonuclease PLD3; amino-acid sequence: MKPKLMYQELKVPAEEPASELPMNEIEAWKAAEKKARWVLLVLILAVVGFGALMTQLFLWEYGDLHLFGPNQRPAPCYDPCEAVLVESIPEGLDFPNASTSNPSTSQAWLGLLAGAHSSLDIASFYWTLTNNDTHTQEPSAQQGEEVLRQLQTLAPRGVKVRIAVSKPSGPQPQADLQALLQSGAQVRMVDMQKLTHGVLHTKFWVVDQTHFYLGSANMDWRSLTQVKELGVVMYNCSCLARDLTKIFEAYWYLGQAGSSIPSTWPRPYDTRYNQETPMEICLNGTPALAYLASAPPPLCPSGRTPDLKALLNVVDNARSFVYIAVMNYLPTMEFSHPHRFWPAIDDGLRRAAYERGVKVRLLVSCWGHSEPSMRAFLLSLAALRDNHTHFDIQVKLFVVPADETQARVPYTRVNHNKYMVTERATYIGTSNWSGSYFTETAGTSLLVTQNGRGGLRSQLEAVFLRDWDSPYSHDLDTSADSVGNACRLL